The DNA sequence TTATATTATCGCCGGGGTAAAGACCGTAAGCGATGTTCGGGTAGGGGACACCGTAACCGGCGCGGAGCATCCCTGCGCAGGGCCGCTCCCGGGTTTCCGGGAAGTAAAGCCCGTGGTCTTTTCTTCGATATATCCCGTGGACTCCAACGACTACGAAGAACTCAAAACCAGCCTGGAAAAGCTCAAGCTCAACGACGCTTCGCTTATCTACGAAAAGGATTCCTCCGCTGCCCTGGGTTTCGGTTTCCGCTGCGGCTTCCTGGGGCTCCTCCACCTGGAGGTGATCCAGGAACGGCTGGAACGGGAATTCGACCAGTCGGTTATCTTTACTGCGCCTTCGGTAAAGTACCGGGTCCGTATCCGCGGCAGTATTGGCCACCCCGGAGAGGAGCTTATGGTGGATAACCCCACGGAATACCCCGACGAGGGCCGCATTGAAGGGACGGAGGAACCCTACATACGGGCCGCCATTATCACCCCCACATCCTACCTGGGAAACATCATGACCCTCTGTATGGAGAAGCGGGGCGTACAAACCAACATGACCTACCTGGACGAAAAGCGGGTAGAGATGGTTTACGACATGCCCCTTTCGGAGGTGCTCTTTGATTTCTACGACCGCCTTAAGAGCATCAGCCGGGGCTACGCCTCCTTCGATTACGATATCACCGATTACAAGCCCACAGAATTAGTGAAGCTGGACATACTGCTCAACGGCAAAGGGGTGGACGCCCTGTCTCAACTGGTCTTTAAGGGCAACGCCTACGATAGGGCAAAGGTGGTCTGCGAACGGCTCCGGGACGAAATAACCCGGCAGCAGTTCAAGATAGCCATCCAGGGTTCCATCGGCAGCCAGATCATCGCCCGGGAAACGGTGAACGCCCTGCGCAAGGACGTATTGGCAAAATGCTACGGCGGGGACATTTCCCGCAAACGGAAACTGTTGGAGAAGCAGAAGGAAGGGAAGAAGCGCATGAAGATGGTGGGGGATGTAGAACTGCCCCAGAGCGCCTTTCTGGCGGTGCTGAAGACCAAGGACGCGTAGGAACCCGTATGACGAAAAGCCGTTATTATTGAATACGGCTATTGAAAACAGGTAAAAATAGTATATAATAAGTGTATGAATTTTAACAGTATTCCCGAAAGATATCTGGACGATATTAAGAAAGCCACAAACTTACTC is a window from the Treponema primitia ZAS-1 genome containing:
- the lepA gene encoding translation elongation factor 4, whose amino-acid sequence is MADTRYIRNFCIIAHIDHGKSTLADRLIQKAHLVEDRDFQDQILDNMDIERERGITIKSQAVTIPYTAKDGREYELNLVDTPGHVDFTYEVSRAINSCEGALLLVDATQGVQAQTLSNMYLALEHSLEILPVINKIDMIAADIPGTKKQIEHDLGLSAEDALLVSARQGTGVDELFEAIVERVPAPSGDPTAPLRALIFDCHYDPYRGVVVHLRLFDGTLKRGMKIRFMYNNSEYEVENLGVFKIALVEQEELSAGAVGYIIAGVKTVSDVRVGDTVTGAEHPCAGPLPGFREVKPVVFSSIYPVDSNDYEELKTSLEKLKLNDASLIYEKDSSAALGFGFRCGFLGLLHLEVIQERLEREFDQSVIFTAPSVKYRVRIRGSIGHPGEELMVDNPTEYPDEGRIEGTEEPYIRAAIITPTSYLGNIMTLCMEKRGVQTNMTYLDEKRVEMVYDMPLSEVLFDFYDRLKSISRGYASFDYDITDYKPTELVKLDILLNGKGVDALSQLVFKGNAYDRAKVVCERLRDEITRQQFKIAIQGSIGSQIIARETVNALRKDVLAKCYGGDISRKRKLLEKQKEGKKRMKMVGDVELPQSAFLAVLKTKDA